The Flavobacteriales bacterium DNA window CTTTTGGGCAGGGATTATTAACTCCATTGACTCCTTGCCATAAATTAGTATTCTGAGGTACACGCCAATCGAAAGGGAAATTCCCCTCCAAAATAAAGTCTCCATGATTAGGACTGTCTACAGTTGCGTTGATTGATGTAGTATTACTTGACCTACATTGATGGCCATCTGCAAAACGTCCCCATTGGTAAAGGTCTCCATAAGCATTAGCATCTGTACTACTTGTTGCAACTTGACTTGCTCCTAAATTTCTATCCATCCATGTTTTTCCTGTCGTTGGATTTACGACATCAACGATTGCTGTGGGTACAGGTGTACAAAATACAGTTCCTGTTGGATACTCATTGATTAACTTTATTTGAGCTGCTAAATCTAAAATCGAAACTCGGTGTAAATCTCCTGAACTAT harbors:
- a CDS encoding fibrobacter succinogenes major paralogous domain-containing protein; its protein translation is SHWISSAASDVYKRLIDGETRVENLPDHNPLTDNLYVVANSSGDLHRVSILDLAAQIKLINEYPTGTVFCTPVPTAIVDVVNPTTGKTWMDRNLGASQVATSSTDANAYGDLYQWGRFADGHQCRSSNTTSINATVDSPNHGDFILEGNFPFDWRVPQNTNLWQGVNGVNNPCPKGYRIPTNAELDTERASWGADNATSAFNSPLRFTAGGYRHGGFNTIYNLGSRGYYWASTVDGVYSRLLSMSTGAGMGTVDRKSGHSIRCIKE